One window of Trifolium pratense cultivar HEN17-A07 linkage group LG5, ARS_RC_1.1, whole genome shotgun sequence genomic DNA carries:
- the LOC123883336 gene encoding FCS-Like Zinc finger 3-like, whose translation MASNYSFSSSSISSPKSSMFYFGGSEDFYDEPHFLQACSLCRKHLGLNKDIFMYRGNTPFCSKECRQEQIEIDECKEKSWKIPSKRSVRNSETNQNSKNNKAVRSESVAVA comes from the exons ATGGCTTCTAActattctttctcttcttcttcaatttcttctccAAAATCTAGCATGTTTTATTTTGGTGGAAGTGAAGATTTCTATGATGAACCTCACTTCCTCCAAGCTTGTTCTCTTTGTAGAAAACATCTTGGCCTTAACAAAGATATCTTTATGTACAG agGGAATACACCATTTTGTAGCAAAGAGTGCAGGCAAGAACAAATAGAGATTGATGAGTGCAAAGAAAAAAGCTGGAAAATTCCATCCAAAAGAAGTGTTAGAAATTCAGAAACCAATcaaaattctaaaaataataaggCTGTAAGATCAGAATCAGTTGCAGTGGCCTAA